A DNA window from Paralichthys olivaceus isolate ysfri-2021 chromosome 11, ASM2471397v2, whole genome shotgun sequence contains the following coding sequences:
- the lpar6a gene encoding lysophosphatidic acid receptor 6a: MYNTTTHNSFTSPWAGNDSASVSTCSKNDGFKYPLYSTVFSIVFVVGLITNVVAIYIFTCTLKLRNETTTYMMNLVMSDLLFVFTLPLRVFYFINQNWPFGSTLCKVSVSLFYTNMYGSILFLTCISVDRFLAIVHPFRSRMLRTKRNAKIVCIAVWVLVLAGSLPTGFLLETTSRENNTTNATFCFENFSSKQWKAHLSKVVIFIETVGFIIPLLLNVCCSIMVLQTLRRPQTISQGGKLNKTKILRMIIVHLFIFCFCFIPYNVNLVFYSLVRTKTLKGCSVESVVRTIYPVALCIAVSNCCFDPIVYYFTSETIQNSIKRKTPASRMYDAKFSEALQSETSSNLQYSLRNLKAKVFHNESSV; this comes from the coding sequence ATGTACAACACTACGACACACAACAGCTTTACATCACCGTGGGCTGGGAACGACTCGGCCTCCGTCTCCACCTGCAGCAAGAACGATGGCTTCAAATACCCTTTGTACAGCACGGTGTTCAGCATCGTGTTCGTGGTGGGACTCATCACCAACGTCGTGGCCATCTACATATTCACCTGCACTCTGAAGCTGAGGAACGAGACCACCACTTACATGATGAACCTGGTGATGTCGGACCTGCTGTTTGTCTTCACGCTGCCGCTGAGGGTCTTCTACTTCATCAACCAGAACTGGCCTTTTGGGAGCACGTTGTGCAAGGTGTCCGTCTCGCTGTTCTACACCAACATGTACGGCAGCATCCTCTTTCTCACCTGCATCAGCGTGGATCGCTTCCTAGCCATCGTGCACCCCTTTCGCTCAAGGATGCTCAGGACTAAACGCAACGCAAAGATAGTGTGCATCGCCGTGTGGGTGCTGGTGTTGGCGGGGAGCCTCCCCACAGGGTTCCTGCTGGAAACCACCTCGCGGGAGAACAACACGACCAACGCCACATTCTGCTTCGAGAACTTCTCGTCCAAGCAGTGGAAAGCTCATCTGTCCAAGGTGGTGATATTCATAGAGACAGTGGGCTTCATCATCCCACTGCTTCTCAACGTCTGCTGCTCCATCATGGTTTTGCAGACGCTGCGTCGGCCCCAAACCATCAGCCAGGGGGGGAAGCTGAACAAAACAAAGATCCTGCGCATGATAATTGTCCACCTCTTTAtcttttgtttctgcttcatCCCCTACAATGTAAACTTAGTTTTCTATTCTCTGGTCCGCACCAAAACTTTAAAAGGCTGCTCGGTGGAGTCCGTGGTGCGGACCATCTACCCGGTGGCCCTCTGCATCGCTGTGTCCAACTGCTGCTTTGACCCCATTGTTTACTACTTCACCTCAGAGACCATCCAGAACTCCATCAAGAGGAAGACTCCGGCGAGTCGCATGTATGATGCCAAGTTCTCCGAGGCGCTGCAGTCAGAAACCAGCTCCAACCTGCAGTACAGCCTGAGGAATCTAAAAGCTAAAGTCTTTCACAATGAGTCTTCAGTGTGA